The genomic segment TCGTCGGCACTCGCTACCACGAGCGCGACCACGTAGCGGCCCTACAAGGCGATCGACCGACCAGAAGCACGGCGAACTCGCTTATGTGGGCCGCCAGTTGCGTCATCTCTGCACAGGCGGCGGTGAGATCTTGGATGAATTGGGCGTCGCTCTCCACACCGTCCGGTTCCTGCGGAGCCGTGGCGGTGCCGGTCACCAGGTCCGCCTCCGGCGGCAGCTTCCCGACGGCGGCGGTGGTTGGTTCCGGGTCACTGCCCGAACACCCTCGCCGCGTCGGGCCGGCTCTGCCACAACGTGCCGACCGGTGCTCTCGGTGGCGCCCGTACCCGGTGTCGTCGGAGTGGATTTCCTGTTCCGAAGGGCTTCAGGTGTTCGACAGCGAGTTCTCGGCGGCCTGGGACTTCTCTTCCCGCTCTGGCGGACCGTCGCCGGAGGGCGTGGCGCCGCGGCTCTTGCGCAGGACGACGAGGGCGAGGGCCGCGCTCGTCGCGGTGATGATCGCGCCGGCGACGCCGATGATGTTCAGCCCGGTGGTGTAGGCCTGCGCGGCGGCGGCCAACAGATGCTCGGAAGCCTCGGCGGGCAGGTCCCGGGCGGCGGTGACGGCGTTCTCCATGCCCGCGTTCGCGGCATCGGCGGCGACGGGGGAGGTGTCGGCGGGCAAGTCGAGCGAGTCGCGGTAGACCGCGGTACCGAGACTGCCGAGTGTGGCGACGCCCAGCGCGTTGCCCAGGTCGCCGCAGATGGAGGAGAGGGCCGCCGCGGAGCCGGCCCGCTCCTGCGGCACCGATCCCACGACCAGGGTGGTGCCGAGTGCCCCGAAAGTCCCGACGCCGATGAAGACGGTCACGAACGCGGCCATCAGCAGTGGCAGTCCGCCGACCGGATCGACGAAGACGAGCATCAGGTAGCCGATCGTGCCGATGAGCAGGCCCACCCCGATGACGGTGCCGATCGGATGCCGTTTGGCGAGGACCGGCGCCAGTTGCGCGGCGATGATCGATGCCACGGCCGACGGCACCATCCAAAGCCCCGCCTCCATCGGCGAGAGTCCCTCCACCATCTGGAGGAAGCCGGAGATGAAGAGGTAGCCACCGCCGGTGGCCAGCATCGAGACCATCAGGATCGACAGCGCGGCGGTGAACGCGCCGACCTTGAAGAGTTTCAGGTCCAGCAGCGGCTCGGCCAACTTGCTCTGTCGTGACACGAACAGGGCGCCGACGGCGATACCGACGACGATCGCGGCAATCGGTACGGTCGCGACGCCGTGGCGGGCAAGCTCCTTCAGTCCGTAGATGGTCGAAAGGAGCGACGCCAGCGACAGTACGACGCTGAAGAG from the Embleya scabrispora genome contains:
- a CDS encoding MFS transporter, whose translation is MSSMALQAPFGKAGPREWLGLAVLALPTLLISLDQSVLYLALPHLAEDLRPTGTQTLWIMDIYGFLIAGFLITMGALGDRIGRRKLLMIGAAAVGITSIAAAYSTSTEALIVTRALLGVAAATLMPSTLALIGNMFHDPYQRGRAIAVWAGCFMGGTALGPAIGGVMLEFFWWGSVFLLGVPVMVVLLIVAPLVLPEYKNADAGGVDLFSVVLSLASLLSTIYGLKELARHGVATVPIAAIVVGIAVGALFVSRQSKLAEPLLDLKLFKVGAFTAALSILMVSMLATGGGYLFISGFLQMVEGLSPMEAGLWMVPSAVASIIAAQLAPVLAKRHPIGTVIGVGLLIGTIGYLMLVFVDPVGGLPLLMAAFVTVFIGVGTFGALGTTLVVGSVPQERAGSAAALSSICGDLGNALGVATLGSLGTAVYRDSLDLPADTSPVAADAANAGMENAVTAARDLPAEASEHLLAAAAQAYTTGLNIIGVAGAIITATSAALALVVLRKSRGATPSGDGPPEREEKSQAAENSLSNT